The Candidatus Eisenbacteria bacterium genome has a segment encoding these proteins:
- a CDS encoding methylated-DNA--[protein]-cysteine S-methyltransferase: protein MSLLPPVKEMERAYLSRDASYDGLFFLGVRTTGIFCRPTCPARKPKPANVEYFPSAREAMIAGFRPCKRCRPTHAGDEPAWARGLLDELDHSPTARITDADLRERGIDPTTARRHFQRRFGMTFQAYARSMRLGGALAQIREGAEIDDVVFESGYESHSGFRDAFVRVFGRAPGASRGQESISLSWIKSPLGPLVAGATSAALCFLEFTDRRMLEGQLAALRKRFGHPALPRRTPLLERLDEELRLYFLGKLKRFSVPLAYPGTPFQERVWRELLRIPYGETRSYEEIAVALGSPDAQRAVGRANGLNRIAIVIPCHRVVNKDGGLGGYGGGLRRKQYLLDLETRGAQARLDLP from the coding sequence ATGAGCCTACTGCCGCCGGTCAAGGAGATGGAGCGCGCCTATCTATCGCGCGATGCGTCCTACGACGGTCTCTTCTTTCTCGGGGTGCGCACGACCGGCATCTTCTGCCGGCCGACCTGCCCGGCGCGGAAGCCCAAGCCGGCGAATGTGGAGTACTTCCCCTCCGCGCGAGAGGCCATGATCGCGGGGTTTCGCCCCTGCAAGAGATGCCGCCCCACTCATGCCGGCGACGAGCCCGCCTGGGCCAGGGGCCTTCTCGATGAGCTCGACCACTCTCCCACCGCCCGCATCACGGACGCGGACCTCCGCGAACGCGGGATCGATCCGACCACGGCGCGGAGACACTTCCAGAGGAGATTCGGCATGACATTCCAAGCCTACGCCCGCTCGATGCGACTTGGCGGGGCCCTTGCGCAGATCCGCGAGGGCGCGGAGATCGACGATGTCGTCTTCGAGAGCGGATACGAGTCTCACAGCGGCTTTCGGGACGCGTTCGTCCGGGTCTTCGGCCGAGCCCCCGGGGCCAGCCGCGGACAGGAGTCGATCTCTCTCTCCTGGATCAAGAGCCCCCTGGGCCCGCTCGTAGCCGGCGCCACATCGGCAGCGCTCTGCTTTCTCGAGTTTACCGACCGCCGCATGCTCGAGGGGCAGCTAGCGGCGCTCCGGAAGCGCTTCGGCCATCCGGCCCTCCCGCGCAGAACCCCCCTCCTCGAGAGACTCGACGAGGAGCTGCGCCTCTATTTCCTGGGGAAGCTCAAGCGATTCTCCGTGCCCTTGGCCTATCCCGGAACCCCCTTCCAAGAGAGGGTCTGGCGGGAGCTTCTGCGAATTCCCTACGGCGAGACCCGCTCCTATGAGGAAATCGCCGTCGCGCTTGGCTCGCCGGATGCGCAGCGCGCCGTCGGGCGGGCGAACGGGCTCAATCGGATCGCGATCGTCATTCCGTGCCACCGGGTAGTCAACAAGGACGGCGGCCTCGGGGGGTATGGCGGCGGCCTCCGGCGGAAGCAGTATCTCCTCGATCTCGAGACGCGGGGCGCGCAGGCCAGGCTCGACCTGCCCTGA
- a CDS encoding PLP-dependent transferase: MTSRDEHREQTKVIHAGPEPDPQYGAVSVPIYQSSTFSFENADQGAARFAGTDAGFKYTRLGNPTIRALEQCVAELEGGRAGLATSSGMAAISTTLLTLLNSGDHLIGTDAVYGATRVLAENHLSRFGIESSWIQTEKIDLVRAAVRPNTKLIYIESPANPTIKITDLEACAGIAREIGAAFVVDNTFSSPVLQKPFRLGADVVLHSMTKYLNGHSDVVAGMIVSREVSLHARLASTLQNFGGTPDPHQAWLVLRGIRTLGLRIERAQATAGRLAAWLQGHPKIAWVSYPGLPSHPQHELMKRQMAGPGAMISFGARGGYEQAKTLIDSMRLAILAVSLGGLETLVEHPASMTHAGVPRQKREEASITDDLVRVSVGCEAYEDLQADFEQAFDRIR, translated from the coding sequence ATGACGTCGAGAGATGAACACCGCGAGCAGACGAAGGTCATCCACGCCGGCCCGGAGCCGGACCCCCAATACGGCGCGGTATCCGTTCCGATCTACCAGTCCTCGACGTTCTCTTTCGAGAACGCCGATCAGGGAGCGGCCAGGTTCGCGGGAACCGATGCCGGCTTCAAGTACACGCGCCTGGGGAATCCGACGATCCGCGCCCTCGAGCAATGCGTGGCCGAGCTCGAAGGCGGCCGCGCCGGACTTGCGACCTCGAGCGGGATGGCTGCGATCTCGACCACCCTCCTCACCCTCTTGAACTCCGGAGATCACTTGATCGGCACCGACGCCGTCTACGGAGCGACGCGCGTCCTCGCGGAGAACCACCTCTCGAGATTCGGCATCGAATCCTCCTGGATCCAGACGGAGAAGATCGATCTGGTGCGGGCGGCCGTGCGTCCGAACACGAAGCTCATCTACATCGAGAGCCCCGCGAATCCCACGATCAAGATCACCGACCTGGAGGCATGCGCCGGGATCGCCCGGGAGATCGGTGCGGCATTCGTTGTGGACAACACATTCTCTTCCCCCGTGCTCCAGAAGCCCTTCCGCCTCGGGGCCGACGTCGTGCTCCACAGCATGACGAAGTACCTGAACGGCCACAGCGACGTGGTCGCGGGCATGATCGTGAGCCGGGAGGTGTCGCTGCACGCCCGGCTCGCCTCCACCCTCCAGAACTTCGGCGGCACGCCCGACCCGCATCAGGCCTGGCTCGTCCTGCGAGGGATCCGCACGCTGGGGCTGCGCATCGAAAGGGCGCAGGCGACCGCGGGCAGGCTCGCCGCATGGCTGCAGGGGCACCCAAAGATTGCCTGGGTCTCCTATCCCGGCCTTCCCTCTCACCCGCAGCACGAGCTGATGAAGCGCCAGATGGCCGGGCCCGGAGCGATGATCTCCTTTGGCGCGCGCGGCGGCTACGAGCAGGCGAAGACCCTCATCGACTCGATGCGCCTTGCGATCCTGGCTGTGTCCCTCGGCGGCCTCGAGACGTTGGTCGAGCATCCGGCCTCAATGACGCACGCCGGCGTCCCCCGACAGAAGCGGGAGGAGGCCAGCATCACCGACGATCTCGTGCGCGTCTCCGTCGGCTGCGAGGCATATGAGGACCTTCAGGCCGACTTTGAGCAGGCATTCGACAGGATCCGGTAG